In Armatimonadota bacterium, one DNA window encodes the following:
- the aroB gene encoding 3-dehydroquinate synthase: MDLLPPARALFLTGFMGTGKTTTGRRLASRLALPFVDTDEIVESLSGRSIPDIFARDGEDSFRALETEALRKAISRGPAVVSTGGGMMLREENVQAMREAGPIICLRASPETIIRRTGRRGDRPLLECDDPLQRVRDLLAARAEAYSKADAQVSSDVDDRNLVLDGICQALAADPRSVLYAKCSFRVPVNAGNGQYSIHVQRGAYRALHKLCPVQKPGARCLVVSTEPVAALYGDGVLEGLARGGWEAQLVCVPEGEQAKSLEVASRLYDALIDAGIDSGGMVYALGGGVVGDLAGFVAATYRRGIGFAQLPTTLLAQVDASIGGKVAVNHPRGKNLIGAFYQPCGVVVDTETLTTLPKRDLRAGLAEVVKHAAIADAALFKYLETQVEAFLGLDDVAVRYVVARNCQIKAKFVEQDPLDRGARACLNYGHTVGHAVEKAAGDWDLRHGEAVAIGMVAEAWLAVRMGISDEETAQRQVDLLKRIGLPVSAPALDVESAKSALLQDKKIASGRLRLPLVPQIGNVRLLQEIDPALLAEALECAIQPNDER; the protein is encoded by the coding sequence TTGGACCTGCTGCCTCCTGCGCGCGCACTATTCCTCACGGGTTTCATGGGAACCGGGAAGACCACCACCGGGCGGCGTCTCGCGTCCCGCCTGGCCCTGCCTTTCGTTGATACCGACGAGATCGTGGAGTCACTGAGCGGGCGAAGCATTCCGGATATCTTCGCCCGCGACGGCGAGGATTCGTTCCGGGCATTGGAGACGGAGGCTCTGCGCAAAGCCATTAGCAGGGGGCCTGCAGTGGTATCCACCGGCGGCGGGATGATGCTGCGGGAGGAAAACGTGCAGGCCATGCGGGAAGCCGGGCCGATCATCTGCCTGCGGGCGAGCCCCGAGACCATCATCCGCCGCACAGGCCGCCGGGGGGACCGGCCGCTGCTGGAGTGCGACGATCCGCTCCAGCGCGTCCGAGACCTGCTTGCCGCGCGGGCCGAAGCTTATTCGAAAGCCGATGCGCAGGTCTCCTCTGATGTCGATGACCGAAACCTGGTGCTTGATGGCATCTGTCAAGCGCTGGCGGCTGATCCGCGCTCAGTGCTCTATGCGAAGTGCTCCTTCCGAGTCCCGGTGAACGCCGGGAACGGCCAGTACTCCATTCACGTGCAGCGTGGAGCTTACCGGGCACTACACAAGCTATGCCCCGTTCAGAAGCCTGGCGCACGGTGCCTGGTCGTGTCAACGGAGCCCGTGGCCGCTCTCTATGGAGACGGCGTGCTGGAAGGGCTGGCGCGAGGTGGATGGGAGGCGCAGCTTGTCTGCGTACCGGAAGGCGAACAGGCGAAGTCTCTCGAGGTTGCCTCGCGCCTGTACGATGCGCTGATTGATGCCGGGATCGATTCGGGGGGGATGGTCTATGCTCTTGGGGGGGGAGTTGTGGGGGATCTGGCCGGCTTCGTCGCAGCCACGTACCGCCGCGGAATCGGCTTCGCGCAACTGCCTACCACGCTCCTGGCTCAGGTTGACGCAAGCATCGGCGGCAAGGTGGCCGTGAACCACCCCCGCGGGAAGAACCTGATTGGCGCCTTCTACCAGCCTTGTGGCGTGGTGGTGGACACGGAGACCCTCACGACACTACCCAAACGCGACCTGCGCGCCGGGCTGGCCGAGGTCGTCAAACATGCTGCAATCGCTGACGCCGCGCTGTTCAAATACCTGGAGACGCAGGTGGAGGCATTCCTGGGTCTTGATGACGTTGCCGTGAGGTATGTGGTGGCCCGGAACTGTCAGATAAAGGCGAAGTTCGTTGAACAGGACCCGCTGGACCGTGGGGCGCGCGCCTGTCTCAACTACGGACATACGGTGGGCCATGCGGTGGAGAAAGCAGCCGGGGATTGGGACCTGAGGCACGGGGAGGCCGTGGCGATCGGCATGGTTGCCGAAGCGTGGCTGGCGGTCCGAATGGGAATCTCGGATGAAGAGACGGCGCAGCGCCAGGTGGATCTGCTGAAACGTATCGGTCTCCCCGTCAGCGCTCCCGCGCTGGACGTGGAATCTGCGAAATCCGCGCTCCTGCAGGACAAGAAGATCGCTTCGGGTCGGCTGCGTCTTCCGCTGGTGCCGCAAATCGGCAATGTGCGCCTGCTGCAGGAAATTGATCCGGCCCTTCTTGCCGAAGCACTTGAGTGTGCGATCCAACCCAACGATGAACGGTGA
- the aroC gene encoding chorismate synthase: MRTMTAGESHGPQLTALIEGLPSGLPVSADIIDRDLARRQKGYGRGGRMRIETDRAEITAGVRHGKTLGGPVAVIIRNRDWANWTDEMSADTPGENWSSGRRVHVPRPGHADLAGATKYRQRDMRNILERSSARETAARVAVGAICRSLLTLVGIRVASVVCRIGPVSWRPPSDWCPRTIAAAEESDVSCPDAAAAQAMRCAIDRARTAGDTLGGVFEVRAIGVPPGLGSHVAADRRLDARLASALMSIPAIKGVEIGLGFAVAGLPGSQVHDAITVGDGPWPFARSTNNAGGVEGGMSNGEPIIVRAAMKPIPTLTRPLESVDTDTMRAAPAHSERSDVCAVPAAAVVGEAEVSIELARALLEMFGSSHVDDLRRSLEEYRLDRRQFWSREDAG; the protein is encoded by the coding sequence CTGCGCACTATGACCGCCGGGGAATCCCACGGGCCTCAGCTCACGGCGCTTATCGAGGGCTTGCCGTCCGGGCTGCCTGTAAGCGCGGACATAATCGACCGTGACCTGGCACGGCGCCAGAAAGGCTACGGCCGCGGCGGGCGCATGCGCATTGAGACAGATCGCGCTGAGATCACAGCGGGCGTTCGCCACGGCAAGACGCTGGGCGGACCTGTCGCGGTCATCATCCGGAATCGTGACTGGGCCAATTGGACCGACGAAATGTCGGCCGACACGCCCGGGGAGAACTGGTCTTCGGGGCGTAGGGTTCACGTTCCAAGGCCTGGACATGCGGACCTTGCCGGCGCCACCAAATACCGCCAGCGGGACATGCGCAACATTCTCGAGAGGTCAAGCGCCCGAGAGACCGCGGCCCGCGTCGCCGTGGGAGCGATCTGCAGATCCCTGTTGACACTGGTGGGAATCAGGGTCGCAAGCGTTGTGTGCCGTATTGGCCCAGTGTCCTGGCGCCCACCATCCGACTGGTGCCCGCGAACGATAGCTGCCGCCGAGGAATCGGATGTGAGCTGTCCCGACGCGGCCGCCGCTCAGGCCATGCGGTGCGCCATCGATCGTGCCAGGACTGCGGGGGATACACTGGGCGGGGTCTTCGAAGTGCGCGCAATCGGCGTGCCGCCGGGCCTCGGAAGCCACGTCGCCGCCGACAGGCGACTGGACGCGCGCCTGGCCTCGGCCCTGATGAGCATTCCGGCGATCAAGGGTGTGGAAATTGGGCTGGGATTCGCCGTGGCGGGACTTCCAGGATCGCAGGTACACGATGCAATCACCGTTGGCGACGGCCCGTGGCCCTTCGCCCGGTCGACGAACAATGCGGGGGGCGTAGAAGGCGGCATGAGCAACGGGGAACCCATCATCGTCCGCGCAGCGATGAAGCCGATCCCCACGCTCACGCGACCGCTGGAGTCGGTGGATACGGACACCATGCGAGCAGCACCGGCTCATTCCGAGCGCAGCGATGTCTGCGCGGTACCTGCGGCGGCGGTTGTGGGCGAGGCAGAGGTCTCCATCGAGCTGGCTCGGGCGCTGCTGGAGATGTTCGGGAGTTCACATGTGGACGACTTGAGACGGTCCTTGGAGGAGTACCGGCTGGACCGCCGGCAGTTCTGGTCGCGGGAGGATGCTGGCTAA